A stretch of DNA from Candidatus Poribacteria bacterium:
GATGGAAAATCGGCTACGATGTCAGTAACCCCACCCTAAAGGATGGGGGTCTCCAGTGCAAAGAATTTGATGAAACAGGTCGGGAGATGGCTCCCCCGACCTAGAGTGGATGCGTATTGATGTCTCTTAGTTATTTTTCGCGCCCTCATCGATCCAATCTTTGAAAAGCTGAATTTGGTCTTCAGCCAACGGTGCGCCCGGCGGCATACCACCGCCATCAATCCGCCGGATAACCACGCTGCCTTTGCTATCTCCGGGGTTAAATACGCCCCCTTTTTCAAAGTCTGCGTACGTCTCCAAATTGAGTCCTTTCGGTGGGTTGGGGGCAGCATGGCACCCCGGAACAGCACAACTCGCTTGAAGGATGGGTAAAATATCTTCTTGGAACGAAACGCCGGGTGGTGGCTCCGGTAGAGGTAGTGGTTCGGGTTGTGGCTGTTGTTCCGGTTGTTGTTGAGGTGGTGGCTCCGGTTGAGGTTGTTGTTCTAGTTGTGGTGTTGGTTCTGAGACGGGTTCTGGATCGGGTGCGACGACATCACCACTTATGCTATCGTCATCATCACCACTATCGCCACATCCTGTGACAAAGATAGGAAATACCAAAACAGCTAAACAACTGATTGCGGTTACTAACAGATTTAAGCGTGAATACTCCACGGTTGTTACTCCTTTCAAATTGGGAATGTAATATTTTAAGCTGGAAACCGTCTGAAATCTGTAAAGACGATTCCAAACCATGAGGAGATTGGCAAATGAAAGTCATGATTAATACGGAAGTTCAGCCGGAACACCTGCAACGCATTCAACTGGTTTCCGACGACATTCAGATCGTCCAACCCCAAGACAATGAGACACAGCTCAAAGAGGTTGTAGACACCGACGTGGTTCTTGGTGGAGTTAGCCGTCCCCTCTTTGAAAACGCTCGACAACTCAAATGGGTACAAACACTCGGCGCAGGCGTTGATGGTGTCCTTTTTCCTGAGTTTGTCGAAAGCGATGTTATCCTGACAAGTGCAAAAGGATTTGTCGGTCCCCATCTCGCGGATCAGACGTGGGCGTTGATCCTCGGCTTACTCCGAGGGATTGGCCGTGCTGTCCGTGAACGGACTTGGGAAAACCGGATGTCCATTCGTGGAGAGACGTGGGAACTTGAAGAACGTACACTTGGCATCGTTGGACTTGGTGGCACGGGGATTGATGTTGCTAAACGTGCGCAAGGCTTTGATATGCGCGTAATCGCGGTTGATCCGGAAGATGTGGATCCGCCGCCGTTCGTTCATGAAGTTTGGAAAATGGACCGGTTCTACGATCTCCTTGAGGAATCGGACGTTGTATCAATCTGCGCTCCTTTGACGCCGGAAACGCACGGTATGTTTAATGATGAAGCATTTCAGCGGATGAAACCACACGCGCTACTCATTAATGTAACACGCGGCAAGATCGTTGATGGACCAAGCCTCCTCCGTGCCTTGGACGAGAAGCGGATAGGCGGAGCGGGACTCGATGTAACACCAGAGGAGCCTCTGCCTCAGGATAGCCCACTTTGGGATATGCCTAGGGTTATTATTACGCCTCACGCGGCGGGTGGGTCCCCGATCCGGCTTGACCGGACGATTGGATTGTTCTGTGACAACCTCGAAAGGCTTATGGCGGATAAACCCCTGTTGAGCGTCATAGATAAGCAGAAGGGTTATTAAGTCGTTACGGTTGCTAATTAACGAGATAAGGCACAAAACTATTGGGATTTCTTAATCCGATTTTCCTGTTGGGCATACTTGCGGCCGCTGTGCCGCTAATCATCCACCTTTGGAGACGTCATCAAGCGAAAACGGTGGATTTTAGCAGCCTGATGTTTCTTCTGGCCGCCTATCGGCAAAATGTTCGGCGCATTCAACTTAAGCATCTGCTAATCCTGCTTTTGCGAGTGTTGATTATCATACTGATTGCTCTCGCACTTGCACGTCCTCTGCTTAAAAACCGATTCGCCTTCGCCGGCGGAAGAACAAAAACCAGCGTTGTCATCATTCTGGACAATTCTTATAGTATGGGGTATCAGGGGATTCAGGGAGGAAGGTTTGAGGTCGCAAAAGGGATGGCGCTTGAGATTGCTCAATCCCTTCAACGCGGTGACAGTGCCTCCGTGATTTTAATGTCTGATGTCCCTGATCCACTCTTTCCCAAATTGACGAAAGATCTGAATCAGGTGAGGGAGGCGATTCGTCGTTCCCAGATCTCTAACCGCGCAACGCTGGTCCCACCAAGCCTCGAAATGGCGCAC
This window harbors:
- a CDS encoding D-2-hydroxyacid dehydrogenase, with protein sequence MKVMINTEVQPEHLQRIQLVSDDIQIVQPQDNETQLKEVVDTDVVLGGVSRPLFENARQLKWVQTLGAGVDGVLFPEFVESDVILTSAKGFVGPHLADQTWALILGLLRGIGRAVRERTWENRMSIRGETWELEERTLGIVGLGGTGIDVAKRAQGFDMRVIAVDPEDVDPPPFVHEVWKMDRFYDLLEESDVVSICAPLTPETHGMFNDEAFQRMKPHALLINVTRGKIVDGPSLLRALDEKRIGGAGLDVTPEEPLPQDSPLWDMPRVIITPHAAGGSPIRLDRTIGLFCDNLERLMADKPLLSVIDKQKGY